In Musa acuminata AAA Group cultivar baxijiao chromosome BXJ3-11, Cavendish_Baxijiao_AAA, whole genome shotgun sequence, one DNA window encodes the following:
- the LOC135652287 gene encoding histone H3.3-like, protein MARTKQTARKSTGGKAPRKQLATKAARKTMPLAGGVKKPHRFRPGTVALREIRKYQKSTDLLIRKLPFQRLVREVAQDFKTDLRFQSHAVLALQEAAEAYLVGLFEDVNLCAIHAKRVTIMPKDVQLARRIRGERV, encoded by the exons ATGGCTCGCACGAAGCAGACCGCGCGCAAGTCCACCGGCGGCAAGGCTCCCCGCAAGCAACTCGCCACCAAG GCGGCGAGGAAGACGATGCCCCTGGCCGGCGGGGTGAAGAAGCCGCACCGGTTCCGGCCTGGGACGGTGGCGCTGCGAGAGATACGCAAGTACCAGAAGAGCACGGACCTCCTCATCCGTAAACTGCCGTTCCAGCGGCTGGTGCGGGAGGTGGCGCAGGACTTCAAGACGGACCTCCGGTTCCAGAGCCACGCCGTCCTGGCCCTGCAGGAGGCCGCAGAGGCTTACCTCGTCGGACTCTTCGAGGACGTCAACCTCTGCGCCATCCACGCCAAGCGCGTCACCATCATGCCCAAGGATGTCCAACTTGCCCGCCGCATCCGCGGTGAGCGCGTctaa
- the LOC103970280 gene encoding probable inactive leucine-rich repeat receptor kinase XIAO — MPPYFVFSLFLPLLLLFPLLIRAYSPPPLGSAPRVNRTPETQAEIDALIAFRLAVRDPLGALAGWDAASTSAPCSWRGVACARDAPRVVELRLPRLRLSGPISPRLAELRLLHRLSLRSNLLSGPLPLALAALTRLRSLFLQSNALSGPLSPALLSNLSALQVLSLSGNLLTGPVPPVLPPCVRYLDLSSNALSGPIPANLSAAAPHLQLLDLSFNRIRGTIPGDLGRLPALAFLWLDGNRLEGTLPAVLANCSSLVHLSLQGNGLRGIVPAAIVEMPKLQVLALARNGFSGAVPASVFYNVSGTSGSSLRIVQLGLNEFTELAPPPQGSRASAALQVLDLRQNRLAGAFPVWLANVTGLTVLDLSVNAFTGSLPPDVGHLASLHELRLGWNSMTGPVPVEIGRCGALQVLDLEENLFSGRIPTSLGSLGRLKDLYLGGNLFSSTIPASLVNLSKLETLSVHGNNISGSLTEELMRLSNLTTLDLAGNGISGEIPATIGDLTGLQTLNLSMNSLSGVIPAAIGRLLNLRLLDLSSQKNLSGDLPAELFGLPSLQVISLADNSFSGPIPEGFSSLWSLQILNLTANAFSGPVPATYGYLQSLRVLSLSYNNITGEVPAELANCANLTVLQLRSNDLSGPVTVDLSRLSDLRELDLGRNNLSGKILPAISNCSALVTLKLDGNRLSGDIPDSLSNLSKLGLLDLSDNELSGSVPSALARIFGLAYLNVSDNSLRGEIPGVLSSRFGDPSAFAGNPDLCGYPLDGCQRRKRSYLILVIGLAAAAACVLVLLCCCFAFSLLRWRRRFLDGRTGVKKRSPGRGSGSSGGSSGGGENNGGPKLVMFNNRNTYADTLEATRQFDEENVLSRGRHGLVFKACYNDGTVLSILRLPSTSADGAIVIEEAAFRKEAESLGKVKHRNLTVLRGYYAGPPPDVRLLVYDYMPNGNLATLLQEASHQDGHVLNWPMRHLIGLGVARGLAFLHASGVVHGDVKPQNILFDADFEPHLSDFGLEPIVVTAGAAAAAAAASTSALPVGSLGYVAPDAAAAGQATREGDVYSFGIVLLELLTGRRPGAFAGEEEDIVKWVKRQLQRGQVAELLEPGLLELDPESSEWEEFLLGVKVGLLCTAPDPVDRPSMADIVFMLEGCRVGPDLPSSADPTSQHSPA; from the coding sequence ATGCCGCCCTACTttgtcttctccctcttcctcccacTGCTACTGCTATTTCCCCTCCTCATCCGCGCCTACTCGCCGCCGCCGCTGGGGTCGGCCCCCCGTGTGAACCGCACCCCGGAGACCCAGGCGGAGATCGACGCCCTGATCGCGTTCCGCCTCGCCGTCCGTGACCCCCTCGGTGCTCTCGCCGGATGGGACGCCGCCTCCACTTCCGCCCCCTGCTCCTGGCGAGGGGTCGCCTGCGCCCGTGACGCTCCACGCGTCGTCGAGCTCCGCCTCCCCCGCCTCCGCCTCTCCGGCCCCATTTCCCCCCGCCTTGCTGAGCTCCGCCTGCTCCATCGGCTTAGCTTGCGATCCAACCTGCTCTCCGGCCCTCTTCCTCTGGCCCTCGCCGCCCTTACGCGCCTCCGTTCACTCTTCCTCCAGTCGAACGCCCTCTCCGGTCCCCTCTCGCCTGCCCTTCTCTCCAACCTCTCCGCCCTCCAAGTCCTCAGCCTCTCCGGCAACCTCCTCACCGGACCCGTCCCACCCGTCCTCCCCCCGTGCGTCCGATACCTTGACCTCTCCTCCAACGCTCTCTCTGGTCCCATCCCCGCCAACCTCTCCGCCGCTGCACCCCACCTGCAGCTTCTCGACCTCTCCTTCAACCGCATCCGCGGCACCATTCCGGGCGATCTAGGCCGCCTCCCCGCGCTCGCCTTCCTTTGGCTCGACGGCAACCGCCTCGAGGGTACACTTCCTGCGGTCCTCGCCAACTGCTCCTCCCTCGTCCACCTCAGCCTCCAGGGGAACGGCCTCCGCGGCATCGTCCCCGCAGCCATCGTCGAGATGCCCAAACTCCAGGTGCTCGCCCTCGCCCGCAATGGCTTCTCTGGCGCGGTCCCCGCCTCCGTCTTCTACAACGTCTCCGGCACTAGCGGCTCCTCACTCCGGATTGTGCAGCTCGGCCTGAACGAATTCACGGAACTTGCTCCGCCACCACAAGGCTCCCGCGCCTCCGCCGCCCTCCAGGTCCTGGACCTCAGGCAGAATAGACTTGCCGGCGCATTCCCTGTCTGGCTTGCCAATGTGACGGGGCTCACGGTCTTGGATCTCTCCGTGAACGCCTTTACCGGCTCCCTGCCGCCGGATGTCGGACACCTCGCGTCACTGCACGAGCTCCGGCTCGGGTGGAACTCCATGACCGGGCCGGTTCCGGTGGAGATCGGGCGATGCGGCGCCCTCCAGGTTCTTGATCTTGAGGAGAATCTGTTCTCCGGCCGGATACCGACGTCTCTTGGGAGCCTCGGCCGGCTGAAGGATCTCTACCTCGGCGGCAACCTCTTCTCCAGTACGATTCCGGCGAGTCTTGTTAACCTCTCCAAGCTGGAAACCTTATCAGTCCACGGCAACAACATTTCTGGCTCCCTCACAGAGGAGCTGATGCGGCTGAGCAACCTCACTACGCTGGACCTAGCTGGGAATGGTATCTCCGGTGAGATTCCTGCCACCATAGGAGACCTCACGGGGCTACAGACACTGAACCTGAGCATGAACAGCCTCTCTGGCGTCATTCCAGCGGCGATCGGCAGGCTGCTGAACCTGAGGTTACTGGACCTCAGCAGCCAAAAGAACCTTTCCGGCGATCTCCCGGCTGAGCTCTTTGGATTGCCAAGTCTTCAGGTGATATCTCTCGCCGATAATTCATTCTCCGGCCCAATTCCGGAGGGCTTCAGCAGCCTATGGAGCTTGCAGATTCTGAACCTCACCGCCAATGCCTTCTCCGGCCCAGTCCCGGCGACCTACGGCTACCTCCAGTCGCTCAGAGTTCTGTCGCTTTCCTACAACAACATCACCGGCGAGGTGCCCGCGGAGCTCGCCAACTGCGCCAACCTCACCGTTCTACAGCTGCGGTCCAACGACTTGTCGGGCCCCGTTACGGTGGACCTCTCCCGTCTTTCCGACCTCAGAGAACTCGACCTCGGCCGGAACAACCTCTCCGGGAAAATTCTACCGGCTATCTCCAATTGTTCCGCCTTGGTCACCCTGAAACTCGATGGCAACCGTCTCTCAGGCGACATCCCTGACTCGCTCTCCAATCTTTCCAAGCTCGGGTTGCTGGACCTCTCGGACAATGAGCTCTCCGGCTCCGTTCCCTCTGCCCTTGCTCGCATCTTCGGGTTGGCGTACCTCAATGTGTCCGATAATAGTTTGAGAGGAGAGATTCCGGGGGTGCTGAGCTCCCGCTTCGGCGATCCGTCGGCGTTTGCTGGGAACCCGGACCTCTGCGGTTATCCCTTGGACGGGTgtcagaggaggaagagaagctaTCTCATCCTGGTGATCGGGCTCGCGGCGGCCGCGGCCTGCGTTCTTGTGCTTTTGTGCTGCTGCTTTGCTTTCAGCCTGTTACGCTGGCGGAGGCGCTTCCTAGACGGCCGGACCGGCGTGAAGAAACGGAGCCCCGGGAGGGGCAGCGGATCAAGCGGAGGGAGCAGCGGTGGCGGGGAGAACAATGGCGGGCCGAAGCTGGTTATGTTCAACAACAGGAACACCTACGCGGACACGTTGGAGGCGACGCGGCAGTTCGACGAGGAGAACGTGCTCAGCCGCGGCCGTCACGGGCTGGTGTTCAAAGCGTGCTACAACGACGGCACCGTGCTGTCCATCCTGCGCCTGCCGTCGACGTCGGCGGATGGAGCCATCGTGATCGAGGAGGCGGCGTTCCGCAAGGAGGCCGAGTCGCTGGGGAAGGTGAAGCACCGGAACCTGACCGTGCTCCGTGGCTACTACGCCGGGCCCCCGCCGGACGTTCGGCTGCTGGTCTACGACTACATGCCCAACGGCAACCTCGCCACTCTCCTGCAGGAGGCGTCCCACCAAGATGGCCACGTCCTCAACTGGCCCATGCGCCACCTCATCGGCCTCGGCGTGGCCCGCGGCCTGGCTTTCCTCCACGCCTCTGGGGTCGTCCACGGGGACGTCAAGCCGCAGAACATCCTCTTCGACGCGGACTTTGAGCCCCACCTCTCGGACTTCGGGCTGGAGCCGATTGTGGTCACGGCCGGTGCGGCTGCGGCCGCGGCCGCGGCGTCGACTTCGGCGCTGCCCGTGGGATCCCTGGGGTACGTGGCGCCGGACGCTGCGGCGGCGGGGCAGGCGACGCGGGAGGgcgacgtgtacagcttcggAATCGTGCTGCTGGAGCTGTTGACGGGGCGGCGGCCGGGGGCGTTCGCTGGGGAGGAAGAGGACATCGTCAAGTGGGTGAAGCGGCAACTGCAGCGGGGGCAGGTGGCGGAGCTGCTGGAGCCGGGCCTGTTGGAGCTGGACCCGGAGTCATCGGAGTGGGAGGAGTTCCTGCTAGGGGTAAAGGTTGGACTACTCTGCACCGCCCCCGACCCGGTCGACCGGCCTTCCATGGCCGACATCGTCTTCATGCTCGAGGgctgccgcgtcggccccgacctCCCTTCCTCCGCCGACCCCACTTCCCAGCACTCTCCCGCgtga
- the LOC135652379 gene encoding uncharacterized protein LOC135652379, which translates to MSLAGGHRRGYAWALSAGLNAALAAVSAKFVPSQIPRYGLVILFNVIMWGCYVNSLKALSSLQATVTNFAANFLTSGLAGFFLFKEPLSSQWFVGAFFIILGVFVLSKSSSPRKLSSD; encoded by the exons ATGTCGTTGGCCGGCGGTCACCGGCGAGGCTACGCGTGGGCGCTCTCCGCCGGCCTAAATGCCGCCCTGGCCGCCGTCTCCGCGAAGTTCGTCCCTTCTCAG ATTCCTAGATATGGCCTGGTTATATTGTTCAATGTCATTATGTGGGGCTGCTATGTTAATAGCCTTAAAGCTCTGTCGTCTCTGCAAGCTACCGTCACAAACTTTGCAGCTAATTTCTTAACTTCAGGTTTAGCAGGATTTTTCCTCTTTAAAGAGCCCCTTTCTTCACAG TGGTTTGTAGGTGCCTTTTTCATCATACTAGGTGTTTTTGTCCTCAGCAAATCCAGCAGTCCTAGAAAACTAAGCTCAGATTAG
- the LOC135581058 gene encoding NAC domain-containing protein 37-like isoform X2, translating to MESCVPPGFRFHPTDEELVGYYLKKKVASQKIDLDVIRDIDLYRIEPWDLQERCRIGYEEQSEWYFFSHKDKKYPTGTRTNRATMAGFWKATGRDKAVHDKNKLIGMRKTLVFYKGRAPNGQKTDWIMHEYRLESDENGPQQEEGWVVCRAFKKRATSPTRILDDVWSCSYGYDYVGRMNSMIDPMIRLQKQPVTLHCKQETESDELRYLNSNQFVKLPQLESPSLTPATRPSSKMTVLDEEDEEQARTPNGMEIVTDWRALDKFVASQLGQEGSSSVSAQVVSDFVADNDSEMALLLLQSESEEVGKFNAFRSSGGSNCETGICIFEQ from the exons ATGGAATCGTGTGTTCCTCCAGGGTTCAGGTTCCATCCCACAGACGAGGAGCTCGTTGGCTATTACCTTAAGAAGAAGGTGGCTTCTCAAAAGATAGACCTGGATGTTATCAGAGACATTGATCTCTACAGAATCGAGCCATGGGATCTCCAAG AACGGTGTCGGATCGGATACGAAGAACAAAGtgagtggtacttcttcagccaCAAGGACAAGAAGTATCCAACCGGTACAAGGACGAACAGGGCAACGATGGCCGGGTTCTGGAAGGCAACCGGGAGAGACAAGGCGGTGCACGACAAGAACAAGCTCATCGGCATGAGAAAGACCCTCGTCTTCTACAAAGGAAGGGCACCAAACGGGCAGAAGACGGACTGGATCATGCATGAGTACAGACTCGAATCCGACGAGAACGGACCACAACAG GAAGAAGGATGGGTTGTATGCCGCGCATTCAAGAAACGAGCCACCTCCCCCACAAGGATCTTAGACGACGTTTGGAGCTGCAGCTACGGCTACGACTACGTCGGCAGGATGAACTCCATGATCGATCCGATGATACGTCTCCAGAAGCAACCCGTAACACTTCACTGCAAGCAAGAGACAGAGTCTGACGAACTGCGTTACTTAAACTCCAACCAATTTGTGAAGCTCCCTCAGCTCGAGAGCCCATCCCTGACACCGGCGACTCGACCGAGCTCGAAGATGACGGTGTTGGACGAAGAGGATGAGGAGCAAGCGAGGACGCCGAATGGCATGGAGATTGTGACCGATTGGAGGGCGCTCGACAAGTTCGTGGCGTCCCAGTTGGGCCAAGAGGGCAGTAGTTCCGTGAGCGCACAGGTCGTctcagattttgttgcagataatGACTCGGAGATGGCGCTGCTGCTGCTTCAGAGTGAGTCGGAGGAAGTGGGAAAGTTCAACGCGTTCCGTAGCTCCGGTGGGTCGAACTGTGAAACAGGCATCTGTATATTCGAGCAATGA
- the LOC135581058 gene encoding NAC domain-containing protein 37-like isoform X1: protein MQTMESCVPPGFRFHPTDEELVGYYLKKKVASQKIDLDVIRDIDLYRIEPWDLQERCRIGYEEQSEWYFFSHKDKKYPTGTRTNRATMAGFWKATGRDKAVHDKNKLIGMRKTLVFYKGRAPNGQKTDWIMHEYRLESDENGPQQEEGWVVCRAFKKRATSPTRILDDVWSCSYGYDYVGRMNSMIDPMIRLQKQPVTLHCKQETESDELRYLNSNQFVKLPQLESPSLTPATRPSSKMTVLDEEDEEQARTPNGMEIVTDWRALDKFVASQLGQEGSSSVSAQVVSDFVADNDSEMALLLLQSESEEVGKFNAFRSSGGSNCETGICIFEQ, encoded by the exons ATGCAGACGATGGAATCGTGTGTTCCTCCAGGGTTCAGGTTCCATCCCACAGACGAGGAGCTCGTTGGCTATTACCTTAAGAAGAAGGTGGCTTCTCAAAAGATAGACCTGGATGTTATCAGAGACATTGATCTCTACAGAATCGAGCCATGGGATCTCCAAG AACGGTGTCGGATCGGATACGAAGAACAAAGtgagtggtacttcttcagccaCAAGGACAAGAAGTATCCAACCGGTACAAGGACGAACAGGGCAACGATGGCCGGGTTCTGGAAGGCAACCGGGAGAGACAAGGCGGTGCACGACAAGAACAAGCTCATCGGCATGAGAAAGACCCTCGTCTTCTACAAAGGAAGGGCACCAAACGGGCAGAAGACGGACTGGATCATGCATGAGTACAGACTCGAATCCGACGAGAACGGACCACAACAG GAAGAAGGATGGGTTGTATGCCGCGCATTCAAGAAACGAGCCACCTCCCCCACAAGGATCTTAGACGACGTTTGGAGCTGCAGCTACGGCTACGACTACGTCGGCAGGATGAACTCCATGATCGATCCGATGATACGTCTCCAGAAGCAACCCGTAACACTTCACTGCAAGCAAGAGACAGAGTCTGACGAACTGCGTTACTTAAACTCCAACCAATTTGTGAAGCTCCCTCAGCTCGAGAGCCCATCCCTGACACCGGCGACTCGACCGAGCTCGAAGATGACGGTGTTGGACGAAGAGGATGAGGAGCAAGCGAGGACGCCGAATGGCATGGAGATTGTGACCGATTGGAGGGCGCTCGACAAGTTCGTGGCGTCCCAGTTGGGCCAAGAGGGCAGTAGTTCCGTGAGCGCACAGGTCGTctcagattttgttgcagataatGACTCGGAGATGGCGCTGCTGCTGCTTCAGAGTGAGTCGGAGGAAGTGGGAAAGTTCAACGCGTTCCGTAGCTCCGGTGGGTCGAACTGTGAAACAGGCATCTGTATATTCGAGCAATGA
- the LOC135652592 gene encoding bZIP transcription factor 29-like has protein sequence MKGMEESGNELMQQLRGNPFLPRFKQQQYSSNAAEAGKFLFPAPRLPPMAHQLPPAGHLHSHSRSQPTVFSLDSLQSPSHNVDSTPTADVSMDENHVRSSHSPPLPPCNVAASCAADLAPVKEGLPPRKAHRRSQSDVPFAFLSPSQPVQAEDSAPLTAGFLDSANLTAAAVKVEIDWNRGLDAAGVTGDDLFNAYMNLDGLDALNSSEDNHEDFDSRDSGSKTNAADSSENEADSNVKEHTGGSCSVGLRANDASRKEGLKRNAAGDPPQVMAASRHSRSLSMDSFVGKFNFVEEPPKPLPFPGSRAGHAAPNTFSLEFGNGHFSGVEMKKIMENEKLVEMARTDPKRVKRILANRQSAARSKERKTRYIAELEHKVQALQTETTTLSTQLTSLQRDSAGLTNQNTELKFRLQAMERQAQLRDALNEALTAEVQHLKLAAAGLTDAHSSNSLNPGETSVNPHIFLLQQQYPTPETTDLGSHGFQFRSIT, from the exons ATGAAAGGCATGGAGGAAAGTGGCAACGAGCTGATGCAGCAGTTACGGGGGAACCCGTTCTTGCCCCGCTTCAAACAACAACAGTATTCCAGCAATGCCGCGGAGGCCGGCAAATTCCTGTTCCCCGCCCCTCGCTTGCCGCCGATGGCTCACCAATTGCCCCCGGCCGGCCACCTCCACTCCCACTCCCGCTCCCAACCAACCGTCTTCTCCCTCGACTCCCTGCAGTCTCCGAGCCATAACGTCGACTCCACGCCGACCGCAGATGTTTCCATGGACGAGAACCACGTTCGCAGCTCCCACTCCCCGCCGCTCCCGCCCTGTAACGTCGCTGCATCTTGCGCCGCCGACCTTGCCCCGGTCAAGGAAGGCCTTCCACCCCGCAAGGCACATCGGCGCTCCCAGAGCGACGTCCCCTTCGCCTTCCTTTCGCCGTCTCAGCCCGTGCAGGCCGAGGATTCCGCTCCCCTCACCGCGGGGTTCCTGGACTCTGCTAACCTGACGGCGGCCGCAGTGAAGGTGGAGATCGACTGGAACCGCGGATTGGACGCCGCTGGTGTCACGGGCGACGACTTGTTCAACGCTTACATGAATCTCGATGGCCTCGATGCGCTAAATTCTTCCGAGGACAATCACGAGGATTTTGACAGCAGAGACAGCGGATCCAAGACGAATGCTGCTGACAGTAGCGAGAACGAAGCAGATAGCAACGTGAAGGAACACACTGGTGGCAGTTGTAGTGTTGGACTCCGCGCAAATGATGCCTCCAGGAAGGAAGGGTTGAAACGAAATGCCGCAGGTGATCCTCCTCAGGTCATGGCAGCTTCTAGGCACAGTCGGAGTCTTTCGATGGATAGTTTCGTGGGCAAGTTCAACTTCGTGGAGGAGCCGCCAAAGCCGCTGCCTTTTCCCGGATCACGAGCGGGGCACGCGGCGCCGAACACCTTCAGCTTGGAGTTTGGCAACGGCCACTTCAGTGGTGTCGAGATGAAGAAGATCATGGAGAACGAGAAGCTGGTCGAGATGGCAAGGACCGATCCTAAACGTGTCAAGAG GATATTAGCCAACCGGCAGTCTGCTGCGCGTTCCAAGGAGCGTAAGACGAGGTATATAGCAGAGCTGGAACATAAGGTGCAGGCATTGCAGACAGAAACCACCACTCTGTCAACACAGCTGACTTCATTGCAA AGAGACTCAGCTGGCCTCACAAATCAGAACACTGAGCTGAAGTTTCGCCTTCAGGCTATGGAACGACAGGCACAATTGAGAGATG CTCTAAACGAGGCTCTGACTGCAGAAGTCCAGCATTTGAAGCTTGCTGCTGCAGGACTGACCGATGCTCATTCTTCAAACAGCTTAAATCCTGGAGAAACATCAGTCAATCCTCACATATTTCTACTGCAGCAGCAGTATCCCACTCCGGAAACCACAGATCTAGGCAGTCATGGATTCCAGTTCAGATCAATAACTTGA
- the LOC135581093 gene encoding 4-hydroxy-tetrahydrodipicolinate synthase, chloroplastic-like isoform X1 codes for MASLLITNHNLSSADAAAALRSRLKPFRAAYDSCQRTRRWRSPKAAIIHTIHLPMRSLEFNRTSVDDIKCLRLITAIKTPYLPDGRFDLEAYDSLMHMQIVNGAEGVIVGGTTGEGHLMSWDEHIMLIGHTVNCFGSSVKVIGNTGSNSTREAIHATEQGFAVGMHAALHINPYYGKTSMQGMVSHFESVLSMGPTIIYNVPSRTGQDIPPAVIQQVSLIPNMAGVKECMGNDRIKDYVNKGITIWSGNDDECHDARWASGATGVISVASNLIPGLMHEIMFRGRNPSLKAKVMPLIKWLFREPNPIGLNTALAQLGVIRPVFRLPYVPLPLERRLEFLGIVEALGRENFVGEKDVQVLDDDDFVLLGRY; via the exons ATGGCGTCTTTGCTGATAACGAACCACAACTTGTCATCGGCCGATGCCGCGGCGGCTCTTAGATCTCGGCTGAAGCCTTTTCGTGCGGCATACGACTCCTGCCAAAG GACTAGAAGATGGAGATCTCCAAAAGCTGCCATCATCCATACTATTCACCTCCCTATGCGCAGCTTAGAATTTAACAG GACATCTGTTGACGATATCAAATGCTTAAGATTAATCACAGCCATCAAGACCCCATACCTGCCTGATGGGAGATTTGACCTTGAAGCGTATGACTCCTTGATGCACATGCAGATTGTTAATGGTGCTGAAGGTGTAATAGTTGGAGGTACCACGGGAGAGGGTCATCTCATGAGCTGGGACGAACACATTATGCTCATTGGACACACTGTCAATTGCTTTGGTTCATCAGTCAAAGTCATCGGGAATACCGGAAGCAACTCCACGAGAGAGGCAATCCATGCAACTGAGCAAGGTTTTGCCGTAGGAATGCATGCTGCATTGCATATCAATCCTTATTATGGAAAGACATCCATGCAAGGAATGGTCTCGCATTTTGAGTCTGTCCTTTCAATGGGCCCAACAATCATATACAATGTGCCATCGCGGACAGGGCAGGATATTCCTCCTGCAGTTATACAGCAAGTCTCCCTGATTCCTAATATGGCAGGTGTTAAGGAGTGCATGGGAAATGACCGAATCAAAGATTATGTAAATAAAGGGATCACGATATGGAGCGGAAATGATGATGAGTGTCATGATGCTAGGTGGGCATCTGGTGCCACGGGGGTTATTTCTGTTGCTAGCAACCTCATTCCAGGTTTGATGCACGAGATCATGTTTCGAGGGAGGAATCCTTCACTGAAGGCGAAGGTGATGCCTCTCATAAAATGGCTGTTCCGAGAACCAAACCCTATTGGTCTTAATACTGCTCTTGCACAGCTTGGTGTGATTAGACCAGTTTTCAGGTTGCCTTATGTTCCACTTCCTCTGGAGAGGAGACTTGAATTCCTAGGCATCGTGGAGGCGCTCGGGCGTGAGAATTTTGTGGGAGAAAAAGATGTACAGGTTCTTGATGACGATGACTTTGTATTGTTAGGTAGGTACTAG
- the LOC135581093 gene encoding 4-hydroxy-tetrahydrodipicolinate synthase, chloroplastic-like isoform X2 produces the protein MLMLSWMHTSRTRRWRSPKAAIIHTIHLPMRSLEFNRTSVDDIKCLRLITAIKTPYLPDGRFDLEAYDSLMHMQIVNGAEGVIVGGTTGEGHLMSWDEHIMLIGHTVNCFGSSVKVIGNTGSNSTREAIHATEQGFAVGMHAALHINPYYGKTSMQGMVSHFESVLSMGPTIIYNVPSRTGQDIPPAVIQQVSLIPNMAGVKECMGNDRIKDYVNKGITIWSGNDDECHDARWASGATGVISVASNLIPGLMHEIMFRGRNPSLKAKVMPLIKWLFREPNPIGLNTALAQLGVIRPVFRLPYVPLPLERRLEFLGIVEALGRENFVGEKDVQVLDDDDFVLLGRY, from the exons ATGCTGATGCTTTCTTGGATGCATACATCTAGGACTAGAAGATGGAGATCTCCAAAAGCTGCCATCATCCATACTATTCACCTCCCTATGCGCAGCTTAGAATTTAACAG GACATCTGTTGACGATATCAAATGCTTAAGATTAATCACAGCCATCAAGACCCCATACCTGCCTGATGGGAGATTTGACCTTGAAGCGTATGACTCCTTGATGCACATGCAGATTGTTAATGGTGCTGAAGGTGTAATAGTTGGAGGTACCACGGGAGAGGGTCATCTCATGAGCTGGGACGAACACATTATGCTCATTGGACACACTGTCAATTGCTTTGGTTCATCAGTCAAAGTCATCGGGAATACCGGAAGCAACTCCACGAGAGAGGCAATCCATGCAACTGAGCAAGGTTTTGCCGTAGGAATGCATGCTGCATTGCATATCAATCCTTATTATGGAAAGACATCCATGCAAGGAATGGTCTCGCATTTTGAGTCTGTCCTTTCAATGGGCCCAACAATCATATACAATGTGCCATCGCGGACAGGGCAGGATATTCCTCCTGCAGTTATACAGCAAGTCTCCCTGATTCCTAATATGGCAGGTGTTAAGGAGTGCATGGGAAATGACCGAATCAAAGATTATGTAAATAAAGGGATCACGATATGGAGCGGAAATGATGATGAGTGTCATGATGCTAGGTGGGCATCTGGTGCCACGGGGGTTATTTCTGTTGCTAGCAACCTCATTCCAGGTTTGATGCACGAGATCATGTTTCGAGGGAGGAATCCTTCACTGAAGGCGAAGGTGATGCCTCTCATAAAATGGCTGTTCCGAGAACCAAACCCTATTGGTCTTAATACTGCTCTTGCACAGCTTGGTGTGATTAGACCAGTTTTCAGGTTGCCTTATGTTCCACTTCCTCTGGAGAGGAGACTTGAATTCCTAGGCATCGTGGAGGCGCTCGGGCGTGAGAATTTTGTGGGAGAAAAAGATGTACAGGTTCTTGATGACGATGACTTTGTATTGTTAGGTAGGTACTAG